A single genomic interval of Trichosurus vulpecula isolate mTriVul1 chromosome 6, mTriVul1.pri, whole genome shotgun sequence harbors:
- the MBOAT4 gene encoding ghrelin O-acyltransferase isoform X2, which yields MDELPLFSFDPVTFYQGLTFPFALLFNFLCAIDSFSITARHIFLLLGGCLLAWTAMAQYALLVFIPAFCAVALLQSVSPEKVHCWMFSFQMTWQTLCHLGLHYTEYYLQEPPCVRFCISLSSLMLLTQRVTWLSLDIGEGKVVVKEAWRGPCVLAFCSYLLFFPALLGGPLCSFRRFQAQVSQPGSLWRPLAFGPATRRGLLLLGLQLLKSLVRGMLGDGTGLADCRQLGCVYVMWTTAVLFKLTYYSHWILDESVLYAAGFGLDSGSPLHGEGDVSDADIWTLETTHRLALFTRTWNRSTTRWLRRLVFERAEAWPLLQTFAFSAWWHGLHPGQVFGFLCWALMVEADYLIHGCANVLISSWLGRLLYRAVTWAHTQLIIAYILLAVELRSISALRLLGASYNSLFPLVYCVLLILLARRKKVAGASPAPSPNKGVLVQRLVSLFSLGTYRTF from the exons ACACATCTTCCTCCTCCTGGGAGGCTGCCTGCTCGCCTGGACAGCCATGGCCCAGTACGCACTCCTGGTCTTCATCCCTGCTTTCTGTGCTGTGGCTCTCCTCCAGTCCGTCAGCCCAGAGAAGGTCCACTGCTGGATGTTCTCCTTCCAGATGACTTGGCAGACCCTCTGCCACCTGGGACTACATTATACAGAGTACTACCTTCAAGAACCTCCCTGCGTGAG GTTCTGTATCAGCCTATCTTCCCTTATGCTCCTAACCCAGAGAGTCACCTGGCTCTCTCTGGACATTGGTGAGGGGAAAGTGGTGGTGAAGGAAGCCTGGCGAGGCCCCTGCGTGCTGGCATTCTGCAGCTACCTACTCTTCTTCCCAGCTCTTCTGGGCGGCCCTCTGTGTTCCTTTAGGAGGTTTCAGGCTCAAGTGAGCCAGCCAGGGTCACTGTGGAGGCCGCTGGCCTTCGGCCCTGCCACCAGGAGGGGCCTGCTGCTGCTGGGGCTGCAGCTGCTGAAAAGCTTGGTGAGGGGCATGCTCGGGGATGGCACTGGCTTGGCAGACTGCCGCCAACTCGGCTGCGTCTATGTCATGTGGACCACTGCTGTGCTCTTCAAACTGACCTACTACTCCCACTGGATCCTCGATGAATCTGTCCTCTACGCAGCAGGCTTTGGGCTGGACTCCGGGTCGCCCCTCCATGGGGAGGGAGATGTCTCGGATGCAGACATCTGGACCTTGGAGACAACTCACAGGCTTGCTCTGTTCACCAGGACGTGGAACCGGAGCACTACGAGGTGGCTCCGGAGGCTTGTCTTTGAGCGGGCCGAGGCCTGGCCGCTGCTGCAGACATTTGCCTTCTCCGCTTGGTGGCATGGGCTCCATCCCGGCCAGGTCTTTGGCTTCCTGTGCTGGGCGCTCATGGTGGAAGCTGACTACCTGATTCATGGCTGTGCCAATGTGCTGATCAGTTCCTGGTTGGGGAGGCTGCTCTACAGGGCTGTCACCTGGGCCCACACGCAGCTCATCATCGCCTACATCCTGCTGGCGGTGGAGCTCAGGAGCATCTCCGCACTCAGGCTGCTGGGGGCTTCCTACAACAGCCTCTTCCCTCTGGTGTACTGTGTGCTCCTGATTCTGTTAGCAAGGAGGAAAAAGGTAGCAGGAGCCTCACCAGCCCCCTCACCCAATAAAGGGGTCCTTGTCCAGAGGCTGGTGTCTCTGTTCTCATTGGGGACCTACAGGACATTTTGA